A region from the Arachis ipaensis cultivar K30076 chromosome B01, Araip1.1, whole genome shotgun sequence genome encodes:
- the LOC107633562 gene encoding protein NRT1/ PTR FAMILY 4.6 isoform X1 gives MDEAQMQVWEGYIDWRNRPAIRGVHGGMLAASFVLAVEVLENLAYIANASNLVMYVSKFMHFSPSSSANIVTNFMGTAFLLAILGGFLADAFFTTYSIYLISAAIEFVGLLILTIQAHIPALKPPGCIMGTTNSGACEKVDGGGDAAMLFAGLYLVALGVGGIKGSLPPHGAEQFDESTAEGRKQRSSFFNYYVFSLSCGALIAVTVVVWIEDNKGWQWGLGVSTASILISIPLFLLGSHKYRNKVPVGSPITTMLKVIAAAICDKWCKAGKNSSNAIMNMSMSTSPSEILETEETNNNVKEAHQYHHQSPLSESLKFLNRAVTSQPCHPMLQCRVKEVEEVKVVLRILPIFMSTIMLNCCLAQLSTFSIQQSSTMDTNLGSFKVPPASLPVFPVLFIMVLAPMYDHAILPFARKITRTETGITHLQRIGTGLVLSIVAMAVAALVETKRKKTALIHGLTDSTEPLPITFLWVALQYLFLGSADLFTLAGMMEFFFTEAPWSMRSLATALSWASLAMGYYSSTVLVSLINKVTSVVGHTPWLLGSNLNHYHLERFYWFLCALSGINFLHYLFWASSYKYTNMIIIPPPRSVL, from the exons ATG GATGAAGCACAGATGCAGGTATGGGAAGGGTACATAGATTGGAGGAACAGACCTGCCATAAGAGGAGTTCATGGTGGAATGCTTGCAGCTTCCTTCGTTTTAG CGGTGGAGGTATTGGAGAACCTAGCATATATTGCAAATGCAAGTAATCTTGTTATGTACGTGTCCAAATTCATGCACTTTTCACCATCCAGCTCTGCCAACATTGTCACAAACTTCATGGGAACAGCTTTTCTTCTTGCTATTCTTGGTGGATTCCTTGCAGATGCTTTTTTCACCACTTATTCCATATATCTCATAAGTGCTGCTATAGAATTCGTG GGTCTACTAATTCTAACAATACAAGCTCATATACCAGCACTGAAACCACCAGGCTGCATCATGGGAACCACCAACAGTGGTGCATGCGAGAAAGTTGACGGTGGTGGAGATGCAGCTATGCTATTTGCAGGGCTGTATCTGGTGGCGCTCGGCGTCGGCGGCATCAAAGGATCGCTTCCTCCGCACGGTGCAGAGCAGTTTGACGAGAGCACAGCAGAGGGAAGGAAGCAGAGGTCTTCATTCTTTAATTACTATGTGTTTAGCCTCTCATGTGGTGCTTTGATTGCAGTCACTGTTGTGGTTTGGATTGAAGACAACAAGGGTTGGCAATGGGGTTTGGGTGTCTCAACTGCATCAATATTGATCTCTATTCCACTTTTTCTTCTTGGTTCTCACAAGTACAGGAACAAGGTTCCTGTTGGAAGCCCCATCACAACCATGCTCAAG GTAATTGCAGCAGCAATTTGCGACAAGTGGTGCAAAGCAGGGAAGAACTCAAGCAATGCTATAATGAACATGAGCATGTCCACAAGCCCATCTGAAATACTTGAAACAGAGGAAACCAACAACAATGTCAAGGAAGctcatcaatatcatcatcaaaGCCCGTTATCCGAAAGCCTCAAATTCCTGAACAGAGCAGTGACATCACAACCATGCCACCCAATGCTCCAATGCAGAGTGAAGGAAGTTGAAGAAGTCAAAGTAGTCCTAAGAATCCTCCCCATTTTCATGTCAACCATAATGCTAAACTGTTGCCTAGCTCAACTTTCCACCTTCTCAATCCAACAATCATCCACCATGGACACAAATCTTGGTTCCTTCAAGGTCCCACCAGCTTCTCTCCCTGTATTCCCAGTTCTCTTCATCATGGTTCTTGCCCCCATGTACGACCACGCCATCCTCCCATTCGCAAGAAAAATAACCAGAACCGAAACTGGAATCACGCATTTACAAAGAATTGGAACAGGGTTGGTTCTTTCCATAGTGGCCATGGCAGTTGCCGCGTTAGTCgaaacaaagagaaagaaaacgGCGTTGATTCATGGTCTAACGGATTCAACGGAGCCTCTTCCCATAACGTTCTTGTGGGTGGCGTTACAGTACTTGTTTCTTGGCTCTGCTGATCTTTTCACTCTTGCTGGGATGATGGAGTTCTTCTTCACTGAAGCGCCATGGAGCATGAGGTCTCTTGCAACCGCGCTTTCTTGGGCTTCTCTTGCCATGGGTTATTACTCCAGCACTGTTCTTGTTTCGCTCATTAACAAGGTCACAAGTGTGGTTGGACACACGCCATGGTTGTTGGGTTCCAACTTGAATCACTATCATCTTGAGAGGTTTTACTGGTTTCTCTGTGCTCTTAGTGGAATCAACTTTCTTCATTATCTATTCTGGGCTTCTTCCTACAAATACACAAATATGATAATAATACCACCACCTAGATCAGTGCTTTGA
- the LOC107633562 gene encoding protein NRT1/ PTR FAMILY 4.6 isoform X2, with protein sequence MMQVWEGYIDWRNRPAIRGVHGGMLAASFVLAVEVLENLAYIANASNLVMYVSKFMHFSPSSSANIVTNFMGTAFLLAILGGFLADAFFTTYSIYLISAAIEFVGLLILTIQAHIPALKPPGCIMGTTNSGACEKVDGGGDAAMLFAGLYLVALGVGGIKGSLPPHGAEQFDESTAEGRKQRSSFFNYYVFSLSCGALIAVTVVVWIEDNKGWQWGLGVSTASILISIPLFLLGSHKYRNKVPVGSPITTMLKVIAAAICDKWCKAGKNSSNAIMNMSMSTSPSEILETEETNNNVKEAHQYHHQSPLSESLKFLNRAVTSQPCHPMLQCRVKEVEEVKVVLRILPIFMSTIMLNCCLAQLSTFSIQQSSTMDTNLGSFKVPPASLPVFPVLFIMVLAPMYDHAILPFARKITRTETGITHLQRIGTGLVLSIVAMAVAALVETKRKKTALIHGLTDSTEPLPITFLWVALQYLFLGSADLFTLAGMMEFFFTEAPWSMRSLATALSWASLAMGYYSSTVLVSLINKVTSVVGHTPWLLGSNLNHYHLERFYWFLCALSGINFLHYLFWASSYKYTNMIIIPPPRSVL encoded by the exons ATG ATGCAGGTATGGGAAGGGTACATAGATTGGAGGAACAGACCTGCCATAAGAGGAGTTCATGGTGGAATGCTTGCAGCTTCCTTCGTTTTAG CGGTGGAGGTATTGGAGAACCTAGCATATATTGCAAATGCAAGTAATCTTGTTATGTACGTGTCCAAATTCATGCACTTTTCACCATCCAGCTCTGCCAACATTGTCACAAACTTCATGGGAACAGCTTTTCTTCTTGCTATTCTTGGTGGATTCCTTGCAGATGCTTTTTTCACCACTTATTCCATATATCTCATAAGTGCTGCTATAGAATTCGTG GGTCTACTAATTCTAACAATACAAGCTCATATACCAGCACTGAAACCACCAGGCTGCATCATGGGAACCACCAACAGTGGTGCATGCGAGAAAGTTGACGGTGGTGGAGATGCAGCTATGCTATTTGCAGGGCTGTATCTGGTGGCGCTCGGCGTCGGCGGCATCAAAGGATCGCTTCCTCCGCACGGTGCAGAGCAGTTTGACGAGAGCACAGCAGAGGGAAGGAAGCAGAGGTCTTCATTCTTTAATTACTATGTGTTTAGCCTCTCATGTGGTGCTTTGATTGCAGTCACTGTTGTGGTTTGGATTGAAGACAACAAGGGTTGGCAATGGGGTTTGGGTGTCTCAACTGCATCAATATTGATCTCTATTCCACTTTTTCTTCTTGGTTCTCACAAGTACAGGAACAAGGTTCCTGTTGGAAGCCCCATCACAACCATGCTCAAG GTAATTGCAGCAGCAATTTGCGACAAGTGGTGCAAAGCAGGGAAGAACTCAAGCAATGCTATAATGAACATGAGCATGTCCACAAGCCCATCTGAAATACTTGAAACAGAGGAAACCAACAACAATGTCAAGGAAGctcatcaatatcatcatcaaaGCCCGTTATCCGAAAGCCTCAAATTCCTGAACAGAGCAGTGACATCACAACCATGCCACCCAATGCTCCAATGCAGAGTGAAGGAAGTTGAAGAAGTCAAAGTAGTCCTAAGAATCCTCCCCATTTTCATGTCAACCATAATGCTAAACTGTTGCCTAGCTCAACTTTCCACCTTCTCAATCCAACAATCATCCACCATGGACACAAATCTTGGTTCCTTCAAGGTCCCACCAGCTTCTCTCCCTGTATTCCCAGTTCTCTTCATCATGGTTCTTGCCCCCATGTACGACCACGCCATCCTCCCATTCGCAAGAAAAATAACCAGAACCGAAACTGGAATCACGCATTTACAAAGAATTGGAACAGGGTTGGTTCTTTCCATAGTGGCCATGGCAGTTGCCGCGTTAGTCgaaacaaagagaaagaaaacgGCGTTGATTCATGGTCTAACGGATTCAACGGAGCCTCTTCCCATAACGTTCTTGTGGGTGGCGTTACAGTACTTGTTTCTTGGCTCTGCTGATCTTTTCACTCTTGCTGGGATGATGGAGTTCTTCTTCACTGAAGCGCCATGGAGCATGAGGTCTCTTGCAACCGCGCTTTCTTGGGCTTCTCTTGCCATGGGTTATTACTCCAGCACTGTTCTTGTTTCGCTCATTAACAAGGTCACAAGTGTGGTTGGACACACGCCATGGTTGTTGGGTTCCAACTTGAATCACTATCATCTTGAGAGGTTTTACTGGTTTCTCTGTGCTCTTAGTGGAATCAACTTTCTTCATTATCTATTCTGGGCTTCTTCCTACAAATACACAAATATGATAATAATACCACCACCTAGATCAGTGCTTTGA